One stretch of Candidatus Eremiobacteraceae bacterium DNA includes these proteins:
- a CDS encoding ABC transporter permease: protein MLIYTIRRLLQAIPLMVFISIILFTILHFMPGGPLAPYMQNPHITQADIERLRHNFGLDRPVYIQYLSWLGAYVRGDWGWSTMNSTTVTEAIAERLPATLELMGISLVVSLVIGLAFGILAAVRPYSLWDYFVTTFAFFGMSMPTFWFAILLQIAFAVNGIHFRIPFSDYRIDFSLPSAGRYETDGGGFVDGLRHLILPVTVLSLIQIATWSRFTRASMQEVLHTDYMRTAAAKGLSYWKIIFKHGLKNALMPVVTVLALALPGVVGGAVITETIFAWPGAGRLFITALYQQDFSLLMGYLVLISALVVIFNLVADLAYGWLDPRVKYD from the coding sequence GTGCTGATCTACACGATACGGCGCCTGCTTCAGGCGATTCCGCTGATGGTTTTCATCAGTATCATCCTGTTCACCATCCTGCATTTCATGCCGGGTGGTCCGCTTGCGCCGTACATGCAGAACCCGCACATCACGCAGGCCGATATCGAGCGGCTCAGACATAATTTCGGGCTCGATCGACCGGTGTACATCCAATACCTTTCGTGGCTCGGTGCGTACGTGCGCGGTGATTGGGGCTGGTCGACGATGAACTCGACGACGGTGACGGAGGCGATCGCCGAACGGCTGCCTGCGACGCTCGAACTGATGGGCATCTCGCTCGTCGTCTCGCTCGTCATCGGGTTGGCGTTCGGAATCCTAGCGGCGGTCCGTCCGTACTCGTTGTGGGATTATTTCGTCACGACCTTCGCGTTCTTCGGAATGTCGATGCCGACGTTCTGGTTCGCGATCCTCTTGCAGATCGCGTTCGCGGTCAACGGCATCCACTTCCGAATCCCGTTCTCCGACTACCGCATCGACTTCAGCCTCCCTTCCGCGGGGCGCTACGAAACCGACGGCGGCGGCTTCGTCGACGGCCTCCGGCATCTTATCTTGCCGGTGACCGTGCTTTCGCTCATCCAGATCGCGACGTGGTCGCGCTTCACACGCGCCTCGATGCAGGAAGTGCTCCACACGGACTACATGCGAACCGCCGCGGCGAAGGGACTCAGCTACTGGAAGATCATCTTCAAGCACGGTTTGAAGAACGCGCTCATGCCGGTCGTCACCGTGCTCGCGCTCGCGCTGCCCGGCGTCGTCGGCGGCGCCGTGATCACCGAGACGATCTTCGCGTGGCCGGGCGCGGGCCGGCTCTTCATCACGGCGCTCTACCAGCAAGACTTCTCGCTCCTCATGGGCTACCTCGTCTTGATCTCGGCGCTGGTCGTGATCTTCAATCTGGTCGCCGACCTCGCGTACGGTTGGCTCGACCCGCGGGTGAAGTACGACTAA
- the acnA gene encoding aconitate hydratase AcnA, with product MATGMDSFSAKTTLESSGKKVSYHKVEAVGPNVKRLPVALKILLENLLRHEDGRSVDKAHIEALANWDPKKPPQREIAFRPARVLLQDFTGVPCVVDLAAMRDAMAEMGGDPDRINPLQDVELVIDHSVIADAFGSREAFKINAELEFQRNGERYQLLKWGQQSLRRFRALPPDQGIVHQVNLEYLARVVFLESKDGEAIAFPDTLVGTDSHTTMVNGLGVLGWGVGGIEAEAAMLGQPVSMLVPDVIGFKITGRMREGATATDLVLTCTEMLRKRGVVGKIVEFFGSGLSTLSLADRATVSNMCPEYGATAALFPIDEETLTYLRLTGREAAHVALVRDYAKAQGIFRTDDIADPIFTDVMHLDLATVEPSLAGPRRPQDRVALKSAKPSFCDAFAQMAERREAKVAQMATFDPEGNEALSLMARKRTVTYAGPSGAQKISDGAVVIAAITSCTNTSNPSVLVCAGLLAKKAVEAGLSSKPWVKTSIAPGSKVVTDYLAKAGLTPYLEKLGFYLVGYGCTTCIGNSGPLPEPIAEAVNDNDLIVCSVLSGNRNFEGRVHPQVRANYLASPPLVVAYALAGRMDFDLVDEPLGTTDGKPVYLRDLWPSSAEINKVVAECVAESMFRIQYADAFGGDERWKSMAVPAGTRFEWSPSSTYVKRPPFFDGMPREAQPRADIRGARVLAYVGDSVTTDHISPAGSIPKSTPAGKYLIDHGVEPKDFNSYGARRGNHEVMVRGTFANVRLRNRLAPGTEGGFTRHMPDGEQMTIYDASMRYQKDGVPLIVIAGKEYGAGSSRDWAAKGPRLLGVVAALAETFERIHRSNLIGMGILPLEFATGESAESLGLTGEETYDFAGIAGGVKPGAKIAVTATDSAGKKKQFTTTARIDTPDEAEYYRHDGILQYVLRQIRG from the coding sequence GTGGCGACCGGCATGGACAGTTTCAGCGCGAAGACGACGCTCGAATCCTCGGGCAAGAAGGTCTCATATCACAAAGTCGAGGCCGTCGGACCAAACGTCAAACGCTTGCCGGTAGCGCTGAAGATCCTTCTCGAGAATCTGCTCCGTCACGAGGACGGCCGCTCCGTCGACAAAGCGCACATCGAAGCGCTCGCGAACTGGGATCCGAAAAAACCGCCGCAGCGTGAGATCGCGTTTCGTCCAGCTCGCGTGCTGCTCCAAGATTTCACCGGCGTGCCGTGCGTCGTCGATCTCGCCGCGATGCGCGATGCGATGGCCGAGATGGGCGGCGATCCCGACCGCATCAACCCGCTCCAAGACGTCGAGCTCGTCATCGACCACTCGGTCATCGCCGACGCGTTCGGTTCGCGCGAGGCCTTCAAGATCAACGCGGAGCTCGAGTTCCAACGCAACGGCGAACGCTATCAGCTGTTGAAGTGGGGACAGCAGTCGCTGCGACGTTTTCGCGCGCTGCCGCCCGATCAAGGCATCGTCCACCAAGTGAACCTCGAGTATCTCGCGCGCGTCGTCTTCCTCGAAAGCAAGGACGGCGAAGCGATCGCGTTTCCCGACACGCTCGTCGGCACCGATTCGCACACGACGATGGTGAACGGGCTCGGCGTCCTCGGCTGGGGCGTCGGCGGCATCGAAGCAGAAGCGGCGATGCTCGGCCAGCCCGTTTCGATGCTCGTCCCAGACGTCATCGGTTTCAAGATCACCGGCCGCATGCGCGAGGGCGCGACCGCGACCGACCTCGTCCTCACGTGCACCGAAATGCTGCGCAAGCGCGGCGTCGTCGGCAAGATCGTCGAGTTTTTCGGCTCAGGCTTGAGCACGCTCAGCCTCGCCGACCGCGCGACCGTCAGCAACATGTGCCCCGAATACGGCGCGACCGCCGCGCTGTTCCCGATCGACGAAGAGACGTTGACGTATCTCCGCCTCACCGGACGCGAGGCCGCACACGTCGCGCTCGTCCGCGACTATGCGAAAGCGCAAGGGATATTCCGCACCGACGATATCGCCGATCCGATCTTCACGGACGTCATGCATCTCGATCTCGCGACGGTCGAGCCAAGTCTCGCGGGACCACGGCGTCCACAGGATCGCGTGGCGCTCAAGTCAGCGAAGCCGTCGTTCTGCGACGCGTTCGCGCAGATGGCCGAGCGGCGCGAAGCGAAGGTCGCGCAGATGGCGACCTTCGATCCCGAAGGCAACGAAGCGCTCTCGCTGATGGCCCGCAAGCGGACGGTCACGTACGCGGGGCCATCAGGGGCTCAGAAGATCTCCGACGGCGCCGTCGTCATCGCGGCGATCACGAGCTGCACGAACACCTCGAATCCGAGCGTCCTCGTCTGCGCGGGGCTGCTCGCGAAGAAAGCCGTCGAGGCCGGCCTCTCGTCGAAGCCGTGGGTGAAGACGAGCATCGCGCCCGGATCGAAAGTCGTCACCGATTACCTCGCCAAGGCCGGCCTCACGCCCTATCTCGAAAAGCTCGGCTTCTACCTCGTCGGCTACGGCTGCACGACGTGCATCGGCAACAGCGGGCCGCTGCCCGAGCCGATCGCCGAGGCCGTCAACGACAACGACCTCATCGTCTGCTCGGTGCTTTCCGGCAACCGCAACTTCGAGGGCCGCGTCCACCCCCAAGTGCGAGCGAACTATCTCGCTTCGCCGCCGCTCGTCGTGGCATATGCGCTCGCCGGGCGGATGGACTTCGACTTGGTCGACGAGCCGCTTGGCACGACCGACGGCAAGCCGGTCTACTTGCGCGACTTATGGCCGTCATCGGCGGAGATCAATAAAGTCGTCGCGGAATGCGTCGCCGAGTCGATGTTCCGCATCCAATACGCCGACGCGTTCGGCGGCGACGAGCGCTGGAAGTCGATGGCGGTCCCGGCCGGAACGAGATTCGAGTGGAGTCCGTCATCGACGTACGTCAAACGGCCGCCGTTCTTCGACGGCATGCCGCGCGAAGCGCAGCCGCGGGCGGACATACGCGGAGCGCGCGTGCTCGCATACGTCGGCGACAGCGTGACGACCGACCACATCTCCCCAGCGGGCAGCATACCGAAGTCGACGCCCGCCGGCAAATATCTCATCGACCACGGTGTCGAACCGAAAGACTTCAATTCGTACGGCGCACGCCGCGGCAACCATGAGGTCATGGTGCGCGGCACGTTCGCGAACGTGCGGCTGCGCAACCGGCTCGCGCCGGGCACCGAAGGCGGTTTCACGCGCCACATGCCAGACGGCGAACAGATGACGATCTACGATGCGTCGATGCGCTACCAGAAGGACGGCGTGCCGCTCATCGTCATCGCCGGCAAGGAGTACGGTGCGGGTTCATCGCGCGACTGGGCCGCGAAAGGCCCGCGACTGCTCGGCGTCGTTGCCGCGCTCGCCGAGACCTTCGAGCGGATCCACCGGAGCAATCTCATCGGCATGGGGATACTGCCACTCGAATTCGCCACCGGTGAATCGGCTGAATCGCTCGGGCTCACCGGCGAGGAGACGTACGATTTCGCCGGCATCGCCGGCGGCGTCAAGCCCGGCGCGAAGATCGCCGTCACCGCGACCGACTCCGCCGGGAAGAAGAAGCAGTTCACGACGACGGCACGCATCGACACGCCGGACGAAGCGGAATACTACCGCCACGACGGCATCCTCCAATACGTATTGCGCCAGATCCGAGGCTAG
- a CDS encoding ABC transporter permease produces MAMRQVLLPMRTPGSEESTLQEAHEAEFTRERHQAWRKFRRHYLALAGAGALILIAISAIFAPAFTHFDPNAIDGNWSGTPLAPGQFGHWLGTDNLGRDLWARMLFGGRISLTVAIFAVLIEVVLGTIVGAIAGYYGGWIDWAMMRLTDTFLSIPLLPLLLVLTGIVAASSTKAALNPTSIVLIIGFLSWMPVARLVRGAFLSLREKEFCEAARAIGSNDNRIIMRHLLPNAVAPIIVQATLDVANVIILESALSFLGFGIQPPTASWGNMLSDAQENVSIAWWAAVYPGLCIFATVLAINYMGDGLRDALDPNVR; encoded by the coding sequence ATGGCGATGCGACAGGTATTGCTTCCCATGCGGACCCCGGGCTCGGAAGAGAGCACGCTGCAAGAGGCGCACGAGGCCGAGTTCACACGCGAACGACACCAGGCGTGGCGGAAGTTCCGCCGGCACTATCTCGCGCTCGCCGGTGCGGGCGCGCTCATCCTCATCGCTATCAGCGCCATCTTCGCGCCTGCCTTCACCCATTTCGATCCGAACGCGATCGACGGGAACTGGAGCGGCACGCCGCTCGCGCCCGGCCAGTTCGGTCATTGGCTCGGCACGGACAACCTCGGCCGCGACTTATGGGCGCGTATGCTGTTCGGCGGCCGCATCTCGCTGACGGTCGCGATCTTCGCGGTCCTCATCGAGGTCGTGCTCGGCACGATCGTCGGGGCTATCGCCGGCTACTACGGCGGTTGGATCGACTGGGCGATGATGCGGTTGACCGACACGTTCTTGTCGATCCCGCTTTTGCCGTTGCTACTGGTGCTCACCGGCATCGTCGCCGCCTCGTCGACGAAGGCGGCGCTGAACCCCACGAGCATAGTCCTCATCATCGGCTTCCTCTCGTGGATGCCGGTCGCGCGGCTCGTGCGCGGCGCTTTCTTGAGCTTGCGGGAGAAAGAGTTCTGCGAGGCCGCGCGCGCGATCGGGAGCAATGACAACCGCATCATCATGCGGCACTTGCTGCCGAACGCCGTCGCGCCGATCATCGTCCAGGCGACGCTCGACGTCGCGAACGTCATCATCCTGGAATCCGCGCTTTCGTTCCTCGGTTTCGGCATCCAGCCGCCGACCGCGTCGTGGGGCAACATGCTCTCCGACGCGCAGGAGAACGTCTCCATCGCTTGGTGGGCGGCGGTCTATCCCGGCCTGTGCATCTTCGCGACCGTCCTCGCGATCAACTATATGGGCGACGGACTGCGCGACGCGCTGGACCCGAACGTTCGTTGA
- a CDS encoding tRNA-binding protein, which produces MDEIVAAFAAVEIRAGTVLEAEPIAGARKPSYKLRIDFGPSTGTRTSSAQLTRRYQASELVGKQVLGVVNLPVKRIAGVASEVLTLGVEDEAGAVVLVVPEAAVPNGARLY; this is translated from the coding sequence ATGGATGAAATCGTCGCAGCGTTCGCCGCCGTCGAGATACGAGCTGGCACCGTGCTTGAGGCCGAGCCGATCGCCGGCGCACGCAAACCTTCGTACAAGCTTCGGATCGACTTCGGCCCCTCGACGGGCACACGCACTTCGAGCGCGCAGTTGACGCGGCGCTACCAAGCGAGCGAGCTTGTCGGCAAACAAGTGCTGGGTGTCGTCAATTTGCCGGTGAAGCGCATCGCAGGCGTCGCGAGCGAGGTGTTGACGCTCGGTGTTGAGGACGAAGCCGGCGCGGTCGTGCTCGTCGTTCCTGAAGCCGCGGTGCCCAACGGCGCGCGGCTGTATTAG
- a CDS encoding ROK family protein, translated as MAWAIGVDLGGTHVMAATVDDRGKIRSRFQHELKSHDFDDVVDRIGTAVGKAAASLKGRKVEGVGVGSPGNIDERTGTVRWSPNFEWKNVPLGAALKRRLGQRVHILNDARSATLGEYVHGCGKGTQDFALITIGTGIGGGIVASGKLILGHGMGAGEVGHHQIRPDTGFICMCGKVGCFEAQASGTGLLRHALAVAPSFPRSMLFLQRKPADWGSKMIVKAAAAGDPHGAAAWERYLDDLAIGVANIVAFTNPQMVALGGGVGQTDRAMLAVPLKRRVDVLTTMAPKDTKIVSAALGNDAGAVGGAVLAFLGGIKALRAARSF; from the coding sequence ATGGCTTGGGCAATCGGCGTCGACCTCGGCGGCACGCACGTCATGGCGGCGACCGTCGATGATCGCGGCAAGATCCGCAGTCGTTTTCAACACGAGCTGAAATCGCACGACTTCGACGATGTCGTCGACCGAATCGGCACGGCCGTCGGTAAGGCGGCGGCGTCGCTGAAGGGCCGCAAGGTCGAGGGCGTCGGCGTCGGGTCGCCCGGCAACATCGACGAGCGGACCGGCACCGTCCGCTGGTCGCCGAACTTCGAGTGGAAGAACGTGCCGCTCGGCGCGGCGCTCAAGCGCCGGCTCGGTCAGCGCGTCCACATCCTCAACGACGCGCGCTCCGCCACGCTCGGTGAATACGTCCACGGTTGCGGCAAGGGCACGCAGGACTTCGCGCTCATCACGATCGGCACGGGGATCGGCGGTGGCATCGTCGCGAGCGGTAAGCTCATCCTCGGACACGGCATGGGCGCGGGCGAAGTCGGTCATCACCAGATCCGGCCGGACACCGGCTTCATCTGCATGTGCGGCAAAGTCGGTTGTTTCGAGGCGCAAGCCTCGGGTACCGGACTTCTCCGTCACGCGCTTGCCGTCGCGCCATCGTTTCCGCGCAGCATGCTCTTCCTCCAGCGCAAGCCTGCCGATTGGGGCAGCAAGATGATCGTGAAGGCGGCGGCAGCGGGCGATCCGCACGGCGCCGCCGCGTGGGAGCGCTATCTCGACGATCTCGCGATCGGCGTCGCGAACATCGTCGCTTTCACGAACCCGCAGATGGTCGCGCTCGGCGGCGGTGTCGGTCAGACCGACCGTGCGATGCTGGCGGTGCCGCTGAAGCGGCGCGTCGACGTGCTGACGACGATGGCGCCGAAAGATACGAAGATCGTTTCGGCGGCATTGGGCAACGACGCAGGTGCGGTCGGCGGAGCGGTGCTCGCCTTTCTGGGCGGGATCAAGGCCTTACGCGCCGCCCGCTCGTTCTGA